One Camelina sativa cultivar DH55 chromosome 3, Cs, whole genome shotgun sequence genomic window carries:
- the LOC104779245 gene encoding cytochrome P450 71B28-like, producing the protein MVVVGRRRWPENVAGEVGRRWWPVVVAGVRWKSPEKVAGRGKLYPKRLYIENPSGDGDKEVKVVAGGDCRRWLPEVMGAGDRFWVKRRSPVNLEKTLFTLIGNIVSRIGFGINLCECDFVDEDRIVDLVHKFEEVIEDSLFSDFFPGRIGRLIDRISGQNKRLTNLFSELDTFYQNILDHHLKPGRERSYIIDVMIDMMKKQEKDGDAFKFTTDNLKGMIADIFIAGVGASAATAVWAVTELIRNPKVMKKVQDEIRTTLGDKKERITEEDLNQLRYFKLMVREVFRLHPSSPLLLPRETLSHVKIQGYDIPAKTQIIINAYAIARDPKLWENPDEFNPDRFLDSSIDYKGLNFEFIPFGSGRRICPGMTTGIMLVELALLNLLYFFDWGLPEMDEANEIVTGKEDVLIFVQVLRH; encoded by the exons ATGGTGGTTGTTGGTCGGCGACGGTGGCCGGAAAATGTAGCCGGAGAAGTTGGTCGGAGGTGGTGGCCGGTGGTGGTTGCCGGAGTTCGCTGGAAGTCACCGGAAAAGGTCGCCGGAAGAggaaaactataccctaaaagaTTGTACATTGAGAACCCAAGTGGTGATGGTGATAAAGAGGTGAAGGTGGTCGCCGGAGGTGATTGCCGGCGGTGGTTGCCGGAGGTGATGGGGGCTGGAGATAGG TTTTGGGTTAAGAGACGATCTCCGGTGAATCTTGAGAAAACCCTTTTCACTTTGATCGGAAATATAGTGTCTAGGATCGGGTTCGGGATCAATCTCTGTGAGTGTGACTTCGTTGATGAAGATAGGATCGTTGATCTTGTGCACAAGTTTGAGGAGGTCATAGAAGATTCTCTGTTCTCTGATTTCTTTCCCGGAAGAATCGGTAGGCTCATCGACCGGATCTCCGGTCAGAACAAGAGGTTAACCAATCTTTTCTCGGAACTAGACACTTTCTATCAGAATATTCTCGATCATCATCTCAAGCCTGGAAGAGAGAGGTCCTATATCATTGACGTGATGATCGATATGATGAAGAAGCAAGAGAAAGATGGAGACGCTTTCAAGTTCACCACAGATAATCTCAAAGGGATGATCGCG GACATTTTTATAGCAGGAGTAGGCGCAAGCGCTGCCACAGCGGTATGGGCAGTGACCGAGCTGATCAGAAACCCGAAAGTGATGAAGAAAGTGCAAGACGAGATTCGGACAACACTTGGGGATAAGAAGGAGAGAATCACAGAAGAAGATCTAAACCAACTTCGCTACTTTAAGCTCATGGTCAGGGAGGTATTCAGGTTACATCCATCATCTCCACTCTTGCTCCCAAGAGAGACACTGTCTCATGTCAAGATCCAAGGCTACGACATTCCTGCCAAAACACAGATCATTATCAACGCTTATGCGATTGCTCGTGATCCAAAACTATGGGAGAACCCAGATGAGTTTAACCCTGACAGGTTTCTTGACAGTTCTATAGATTATAAAGGACTAAACTTTGAGTTTATTCCGTTTGGATCTGGTAGGAGAATATGTCCAGGGATGACAACGGGAATCATGCTTGTTGAGTTGGCATTGTTGAATTTGCTTTACTTCTTTGATTGGGGATTGCCGGAGATGGATGAAGCCAACGAGATCGTCACTGGAAAGGAAGATGTTCTCATTTTCGTTCAAGTTCTTCGCCACTGA